Proteins encoded within one genomic window of Thermodesulfobacteriota bacterium:
- a CDS encoding PD-(D/E)XK nuclease family protein — protein sequence MGDFKNEFSWSVSRDAAFKECRRKYYYAYYGYWAGWDRNNADYVTRTLYVLKQLQNRWLWKGSVVHHEIERVLRELVTTGRLVPFEKSVERARYMMREGFRYSRDRLYWDHDGSMKNKTALFEHEYETGTPDEVWKKNYDEAVECLKAFYESPVLEEIKNTPHDKIISIESMNGAYFSFSGDKYFVKLDLAYEKDGGIEIVDWKTGSGEADDFQFRLYTLYAAEELDAPHESISLTEYKLQSGESAVHKFSKEDLAATVEYIKNSIREMKDSLSDPVENAAVMKDFPRTENEKACSYCNFRKICFELD from the coding sequence ATGGGAGATTTCAAAAACGAATTCAGCTGGTCGGTATCGCGCGACGCGGCGTTTAAGGAATGCAGGCGGAAGTACTACTACGCCTACTACGGATACTGGGCCGGGTGGGACAGGAACAACGCCGACTACGTCACGCGGACGCTTTACGTCCTGAAGCAGCTCCAGAACAGGTGGCTCTGGAAGGGCTCGGTCGTCCACCACGAGATAGAGCGCGTGCTGAGGGAGCTCGTCACGACGGGCAGGCTCGTGCCCTTCGAGAAATCCGTCGAGAGGGCCAGATACATGATGAGGGAAGGCTTCAGGTATTCCCGCGACAGGCTCTACTGGGACCACGACGGCAGCATGAAGAACAAGACCGCACTCTTCGAGCACGAGTACGAAACCGGCACCCCCGACGAAGTGTGGAAGAAGAACTACGACGAGGCGGTCGAATGCCTTAAGGCGTTTTACGAATCGCCGGTGCTCGAGGAAATTAAGAACACCCCGCACGACAAAATAATCTCCATCGAGAGCATGAACGGAGCCTACTTTTCGTTTTCGGGAGATAAGTATTTCGTTAAGCTCGACCTCGCGTACGAAAAGGACGGAGGCATCGAGATAGTAGACTGGAAGACCGGCTCGGGCGAGGCCGACGACTTTCAGTTCAGGCTCTACACGCTCTATGCCGCCGAGGAGCTCGACGCCCCGCACGAGTCGATATCCCTTACCGAATACAAGCTCCAGTCCGGCGAGTCCGCCGTGCACAAATTCTCGAAAGAAGACCTCGCGGCCACAGTGGAATACATAAAGAACAGCATCCGGGAGATGAAGGACTCCCTTTCGGACCCCGTGGAGAACGCAGCCGTCATGAAAGACTTCCCAAGGACGGAAAACGAAAAGGCGTGCTCGTACTGTAATTTCAGGAAGATCTGCTTCGAGCTCGACTAG
- a CDS encoding GNAT family N-acetyltransferase, whose translation MDIASFDESAHDIDRVAGLILSADGANAAPGSPRGSLGVIKNLIRAGNNFLGREHISLALDDGGIAGLVIGYTGRGHDELGTLLRLLLSLRLGELASYLTVVSKTLHGEYTPDVAPDEYYISLIVVDENMRGRGVGSFLLNHAIESARAGGCRTVLLDVDRENGAARELYEKFGFEPSGRSTFPGLRPGPPRTVTLELRLA comes from the coding sequence GGACATCGCGAGCTTCGACGAGAGCGCGCACGATATAGACAGGGTGGCCGGGCTGATACTCTCGGCCGATGGCGCGAACGCGGCCCCGGGCTCACCCCGCGGATCGCTCGGGGTAATAAAGAATCTCATACGCGCGGGGAATAACTTCCTCGGCCGCGAGCATATAAGCCTCGCGCTCGACGATGGGGGGATCGCGGGCCTCGTCATAGGGTACACCGGGCGGGGGCACGACGAGCTAGGGACGCTGTTAAGGCTCCTCCTGTCCCTCAGGCTGGGCGAGCTCGCGAGCTACCTCACGGTCGTCTCGAAGACGCTGCACGGGGAATACACCCCCGACGTCGCGCCCGACGAATATTACATTAGCCTTATAGTCGTAGACGAAAACATGCGCGGAAGGGGCGTCGGGTCGTTTCTCCTGAACCACGCTATAGAGTCGGCCAGGGCCGGGGGATGCAGGACGGTGCTCCTCGACGTAGACAGGGAGAACGGCGCGGCCCGTGAGCTATACGAAAAATTCGGCTTCGAGCCTTCCGGACGGAGCACCTTCCCCGGCCTCCGGCCAGGCCCGCCGAGGACAGTTACGCTGGAGCTAAGGCTCGCTTGA